The Nitrospiraceae bacterium genomic interval GGCGTTGGAGTAAGGAACACGTCCTGGCGCCGCTTTTTCTTACGGAAGAGGAGTTGCGTGCATCTGCGCCGGTATTTCCGCTCGAGTATTTGGAGATCCAAGAGCAGCATCGAGTCCTGGGCGGCCGCGATCCCTTCGTCGGTTTTCGTGTGGACACCGCTCGGCTCGTGGTCGAAGTGCGGCAAGGACTCATGGCATCGTTGTTCCGTCTCCGGCAGCGGTATGTTGAAGGAAACGCCACGGACGATGCAGCGTTGGTCCTCATGTCACTGTCCATCACCGGCCTGTTGCCGTTACTCCGGGGAATTCAACGGATACAGGGTCGCTCAACCGTCTACCAGTCTGATGCTCTCATCAAGGAGGTGGCGGAACACTTGGGTCTGGATCTACAGGGAATGCAGGACGCACTGCTGCTGAAGCGAGGACAGATTTCACCAGGGCATAAGGAGATCCCACGATTATTCGAGCGATACCTCCAAGCGGTGACAACGTTGACGAACAAAGTGGCCGAGCTTGGTCGAGGCAGCCATCCATGATGATGTGGAGCGTTCTTCCCATTTTGGTCGCGCTCTTTGCTGGAAGCGCAGTCGCAGCGCCCTATGAGCGGCCCAAGATACAATTGCCCGATCCGCGGGGGTATGTGTCGGACTACGCCGGTGTTCTTGATGACGACTGGAAGGCCAGAATCCGGTCTGTATGCCAAGATCTCGAACAAAAAACCGGTGTCGAGATGGTCGTGGTCACGGTATCGACGATCAAGCCTTTTGCGTCCGCGAATGACTATGCCGCTGCAATCTACGAAAGATGGGGAATCGGGTCAACACAGCAGGAACACGGAATATTAGTGTTACTAGCAGTAGAAGAACGGCAAGCCGCGATGACGCTCGGACGCCAGATGTTGCCGGTCATTACACCCGCTGTCATGAATCAGGTCGGAAGCGAATATCTCCATCCCTCTATTGAGCTTGGGCATTTTGGCGAGGGATTGTATCGAACGGTTGTGGCTCTTGCATCTCCGGCGCAGGAGGTCCGCGTCGGCTCGACTGCGCATCGACACCTCAAAGGGCTCGGATTGTGGATCACGCTCTTGACCAGCCTCGGGGCCCTGCTCTTTTTCTGGTGGATCAGCCGGCCGGACTTGCGGCATCCGTATCGAAGGATTCAAAAAGGTGAGTACTGGGGGACGGGCCAGGGCGGGTTCGGCGGGAATTTGGGTGGATTTGGAGGGGGGACGAGCGGCGAGGGGTACAGATAGGGTGGCCTGTGCGAGCAGTGTTAATCCTAACAGTTCTTTCGATTGCCGAAGTTTTGTCCGCTTGGACGGATGAGACGCTGGCACAGGTGACGATCACGAAAGTCCCGGTCAAAGTGACGACGCAGACCTTCGACCCACGGCGGCCGCCACGTACCATGCCGCCGTTGACACCGCCGGAAGAGGCGGTGTGCGCCTCTGATTTTCTTTCCGATGCGAGTGTTGGAGGACAGGCTGAGCAGATAGATGCAACACACGGAAAATTGAGGATCAACCAGGTGCGAGTCACGCTTCAGCTCGACATCACCATCTGGTTGCCGAAGAATCCGCCCAAGACGACGGTCGACCATGAGGACGGGCACCGGCAGATTTCGGAATATTATTATCGGAGCGCTGAGATGGTCGCTCAACGGATCGCAGAACGGTATGTCGGAAAAGTCATTGATCTCAGTGGACGTGATCTGCGTAAGCTTGCCAGTGCAGCCCTCAAAGAGGCAGGAGCGGAGATTACCAGCGAATACAACAAACAGATGCCGGTCGAAACGACGCAGGCCCGGTATGACAGCATAACCGAGCACAGTCGACGCGACATTCGGGTGGCTGATGCTGTTGCTCTGGCGTTGAAGGAAACGTATCCGTTTCGTCCTGCGGCCCCTCCGCTCCCACCCTGAACCCACACCCAGCAATCATTGGGAAGCAAGTGATGAACCCTCGCATGACAATGCGATCGATCCTAAGGAACGACCATTGAGGACGAGTATCGGCTCTGCCTTCCCTATAGACTTTTTCCCCCCAAGCAGCCATCTAGCCTCTATCCGGCTGTCAGAGGTAAAATTAATCGTGTAATTCTTCAGGAGCGTTTTGGCCGTGACTGGAAGGAAGCGTATGGAGAGAATACTGATCGGTCTTCTCTCTCTACTGTCACTATCAGGCTGTGGCGTTCTACTTCCCTACATGTACGATGCGCAGAAATTAGATGACGGCTTGGTTCTTTCCATGCCGAAGGAACAGGTGTTGAAGAATTTGGGTAAACCAGACCGCGTCGTTCAGGATGATGGGCAGCAAATAATCTGGGAGTATCGGTTCTATCCAAAAGGGGAGTGGGCCGGGTATTTGGCCCACTGTCCATTTTTCCCGAACTGCTACTTCCCGGCGGAATCCGCGAGCCCGTATTTCGTGGTTCTGCAGGACAATCGTCTCTGTATGTGGGGGACTCCGAATACGGTCCGTCCCTTGGTTTCGTGGGCCTGTGAAAAGGGTGCAAGAACAAACAGAGAAAGTTCCGTCAGGCCGAAAATCCTGGTCTCAGTGATTCCGGTCTTCATGCCTCCGCCTATCACGCCGCTGCCTCAGCGTATTGCGATCGTCCCCACCGCAGGATCCATCGACAACGAAATCAACTCATGGCTGGACCTCACCCTGAATTTCTTGCGGTCTCGTCACCGGGAATTAGTATTGGTCGAACGGGAGGATTTGCGAGCGGTGCTTGACGAGGTGGGTATTCAATATGGTGGACAGGTCGATGACGATACTACGATTCGCGTGGGTAAACTTGTCGGTGCGGACAGTCTGTTGACCTATCGCTTGATCCTGCCGGACGATACTCCGTCGGTGTCCGCCGCGTTCGAACTGCGCTTGTTTAACGTGGAAAGCGGTACCACAGTCTTCCGTCAAATGACGTCGGCAAAGCAATCTTTCTCCTCTGAAGCGGCTGCGGTCACAATGCGGCTGAATACGCCAAAACCTCTCACTCGTCGTCCGGCGATCGAGGAGGCTGCCGCCTATGGATTGGCTGCTCTCACGGCGGCTTTTGGCGATAATCCTCTGGGGGTGGTCTCTGACTATACCTGGACCGGTGAGGGAATAAAGCTCATCGATGTCCTCCAAGGAGGTCCGGCCTTGCGCGCGGGGCTCAAACCGGACGACCAAATCCTCAAATTGAATGGTCAGCCGTTAGGCAGTTGGGCGGACCCGGTCTCGCTCCCCGCACAGCTGACAGTCAGCCGCGATGGTGAGCCCCTGGAGATAAGCATCAGATAAATCTCGGCTATACAGGATCGACGACATCGAGAATCGACGATCGGGGCTTAGA includes:
- a CDS encoding TPM domain-containing protein, which codes for MMMWSVLPILVALFAGSAVAAPYERPKIQLPDPRGYVSDYAGVLDDDWKARIRSVCQDLEQKTGVEMVVVTVSTIKPFASANDYAAAIYERWGIGSTQQEHGILVLLAVEERQAAMTLGRQMLPVITPAVMNQVGSEYLHPSIELGHFGEGLYRTVVALASPAQEVRVGSTAHRHLKGLGLWITLLTSLGALLFFWWISRPDLRHPYRRIQKGEYWGTGQGGFGGNLGGFGGGTSGEGYR
- a CDS encoding PDZ domain-containing protein, which produces MERILIGLLSLLSLSGCGVLLPYMYDAQKLDDGLVLSMPKEQVLKNLGKPDRVVQDDGQQIIWEYRFYPKGEWAGYLAHCPFFPNCYFPAESASPYFVVLQDNRLCMWGTPNTVRPLVSWACEKGARTNRESSVRPKILVSVIPVFMPPPITPLPQRIAIVPTAGSIDNEINSWLDLTLNFLRSRHRELVLVEREDLRAVLDEVGIQYGGQVDDDTTIRVGKLVGADSLLTYRLILPDDTPSVSAAFELRLFNVESGTTVFRQMTSAKQSFSSEAAAVTMRLNTPKPLTRRPAIEEAAAYGLAALTAAFGDNPLGVVSDYTWTGEGIKLIDVLQGGPALRAGLKPDDQILKLNGQPLGSWADPVSLPAQLTVSRDGEPLEISIR